The following proteins are co-located in the Apium graveolens cultivar Ventura chromosome 5, ASM990537v1, whole genome shotgun sequence genome:
- the LOC141661926 gene encoding uncharacterized protein LOC141661926 — translation MSKSHLPPVSPDVILPAANSDDHVRPSSHVLPPSFTNLVVGSPSASAPADPPDRAADYAVNLSVGPASASAPNSNADSAEPPARGRKLIVLCTYAALLLALAASVLSIQFPFERGIQTNNRSLCLAVVSVVLFFVFMIKMILSFYHHQRADQRGFCAQLVEAFFGMMVVTCSFGVAALNYVTYRFNYGFEVSYGFRVCQLAMALLYTGIAMRNMKA, via the exons ATGTCTAAATCTCATCTCCCTCCCGTCTCGCCTGATGTCATTCTTCCAGCTGCAAACTCTGATGACCATGTTCGGCCTTCGTCTCATGTGCTCCCTCCATCTTTTACTAATTTGGTTGTTGGTTCACCTTCAGCTTCTGCTCCAGCTGACCCTCCGGATAGAGCTGCAGATTATGCTGTTAATTTGAGTGTTGGTCCAGCTTCTGCCTCTGCTCCCAATTCGAATGCTGATTCAGCTGAACCTCCGGCTAGA GGGAGGAAACTGATTGTATTGTGCACCTACGCTGCATTGCTACTCGCGCTAGCGGCATCAGTACTATCCATTCAATTTCCATTTGAGAGGGGGATCCAAACAAACAATCGATCCCTCTGTCTTGCAGTTGTCTCTGTAGTGCTCTTCTTTGTATTCATGATCAAAAtgattttatcattttatcatcaCCAGAGAGCGGACCAGAGAGGTTTTTGTGCTCAACTTGTGGAAGCTTTTTTTGGGATGATGGTGGTCACGTGCAGTTTTGGTGTGGCTGCTCTCAACTACGTAACATACAGGTTCAACTACGGATTTGAAGTTAGTTACGGTTTTAGGGTGTGCCAATTAGCAATGGCACTGCTCTATACCGGGATTGCTATGCGGAACATGAAAGCGTAG